In Centropristis striata isolate RG_2023a ecotype Rhode Island chromosome 8, C.striata_1.0, whole genome shotgun sequence, the genomic window GTGATGTACTGTATTTCTTCAAAAAAAAGCTGCTTCATGTAAACTTTTGttacatttagaataaaattcCTCTGATGTTCATTAAAGGCTCCTGTTATTGACTGCACGCTGACATGATTCAGATTCAAACAGACTTTATTAGTTTGTATTAGATACATGAAACGCACTTAACAAATGAAACATTTGGATGAATGAAATAACTTATTACTGTAAAAGAGAAGAACAAAAGAAGGAAATTTAACATAAGCTCAGCATGCACTGATTAGCTGATAATATGATGTTTCTTAAGGATTCAGACACAAAAATCCAATTAAATAtctataaaaccaaaacaaaggaAACCTAACATAAAACAAATCTATATCATACACAAAGTATCAAGGCTTCCACGATATCATTGGCTTTAATTATTCTAAAATAGATGATCTGATGATATACTGTATTATCATGGTGTTCTCCCTGACTGCATATAGTGCACCAAGGCTGCTCCTATAAAGAATGAATGACTTGTACAGTGATGTTTGGGGAACCATTTGGTTGGATGTTTTAAATGTAAGTTTGGTAAACACTTATCTCTTTCCCTGATTCGTTACATCCTGTAGTCTGACACATCTGAGTCAATTAAAGTCAGTAAATATACGTACAACAGTCTTATCCCGCTAAATTATTCCTCAAATCCAAATCAAGGGAAGTCTCACCTATAAAACGTAGCTTCAGTAGCCCTGCCTTACACACTGAATCAgaatgtcttttaaaatgtcacatcACTTCAAAGTTTGTCTCTAAGTTGAAGTAACAAAGCGAAAGTCAGTAAAGTCCTAAAGAGAGATCTtcacacattacatgcagaaaAGAGTGCAGAGTGATTTATTTCAGTGGCGACAGGAAGTAGGCAGACTGGATGTGCTGATTTTCTGGTTTTTTTCAGTCGAAGTTGAGCGGGTGGCCGTCGAAGTGAGTCAGCACGTGATTCTCAAACACCTTCTGGTCGCAGTCCAGCGGGAACTGCTCGCTGCACATGGGGCAGATCTTCCAGTGGCTCTCCACGTGCTCCTCAAACTTACTCTGGTCGTAGTTGGGAGGGAAGATCACCTCACACAGGGGACACCGCTTCATGTCcatgctgaggaggaggaggagaagaagaagaagaagaagaagaagaagaagaagaagaagaagaagaagaagaagaagaagaagaagaagaagaagaagaagaagaagaaggagaagaagaagaagaagaagaagaagaagagggaagaagaagaagaacaacaacaacaacaagaaaaagaagaagaagtagaagaagaagaagaaagagaaagctTAATAAGCAGTCAGGTGATGCTGTGGGCGTAGCAGCTAGGCTAATAAAGGAGCTAGGCTAATAAAGGAGCTAGGCTAATAGAGAGCATGTGTCTGATGCGAGGTGGGTGGTCTGCTGCTGGACTGAAACCAACAACAGGAGGCTCTCTGCAGCAGAACAAACACTTTCACATGTTACAATAACAGGTTCAGATATGAAGGCTGCAGCAGACTGGATGGTGTTTCTgactgttggtgtgtgtgagggtgtgtgttggtgtgttggtgtgtgtgttggtgtgtgtgttggtgtgagggtgtgtgtgtgttggcgtgttgtgtgtgtgtgtgtgttggtgtgtgtgttggtgtgttggtgtgtgtgtgtgtgtgtgtgttacctgggaTCAAAGCAGAACGCCGTCTGTCCGTCAGTCACAAACGGGCTGTGAGTCTCAGTGGCTGCAGGCGGTTCGTTGGTGTTACCCTGAGGAGACATGATGGGAacatttatgaatatttaaagGTTCAGTTGGTCTcagggtgaatacaggtatcTTTAGACAGACAGTATCTTTAAACATAATGTCCCTTAATGTTAAAACAGGTAAAGAGAAGTGAAGGACCAGTATCTAGCAGCATGAGGAAGAGAACAGAGCGACAGACTTCttacattgttgttgttctgcttctcctccGACTCCTCGTTGCCTTCCGGCCGGCTGCGCGTGGGTTGGATACACACCACGTTGCTGTCCCAGGAGGGGGGGCCCACGGGGGGCAGCCTCAGCAGCTGCTCATCAGAGaactcttcatcttcatcatcatctgcaGAGACAGAATTCACATAGACATTAATACTGTCACCACCAGTCAGTTGTTTCTGCAGAGTGTTGCTATGTGAGAAAGAAAGCAACCTTTAGAGTCTGAGATGGTGTACGGGTTCCCATAATGCAGCTTGCTGGGACTCTGGGAGACCAGCAAGGGGGTGGGGGCGTCCTGGGCGTAGGGGACGGGGTACTGCAGGAATAAAGGCACACTGGTCTGGACGCTCTCCAGACTGGTTTTCTCACTGGAACCCTGCTCTCCCTTCCTGCCGCTCTTCTGGAGCTCCTGCTCAACAAACAGcagaattacaacaacaacaacaacaaagctgaATGTCAAAACTAGAATGTTTTCTGAGAACTATCTAGCTTCAGCTCTCTGTAAGTGTGTCAGACCAGTAATACATCACTGCTTATGagtctctctccctcacacaaaCAGTTTAATTAGTGCCttcattaaaacagaaactcTTCTCATTTTCAAAGAGATTGGGACTCTGAGTTTTATTGATGTTAGTTGCAGACGCCAATTTAATTTACAGTCTAAACCTCAAATTGGGTCATTCTGCTCCTCTTAGCTGTAACTGCATTACCTCCCAGCAGTATTTTAGGTCAGCGAGGACCTCGCTGTGGTCCAAAGTAATGGAATGGAAAATAAGAACTCATTTACTTTGCTTCTGCAATTAGAGGCATATTAAAGACAGACCAGATTGAGAGAGGGAAAATGGCAAGGGAATGGCACTTTTCAAGGAATTTTTAGAGTGGAAGAAGTctataaaagagaaaatgaaagcTGTCACTAACCCCCTCCACTTTTTCCTTCTCCTTCACAACAAGTGCTAGTGTGTCCTTCAGCTCCTTCACCTCGCGGCCCTTCTCAGCCACCTGGCTCTGagggaaacacacaaacaggaggATCAGAAGACATTTACACTTAATCCTTTCAAGTCTGATTGAAAGCTGCATCACTGAAACACTCTCAGCCCTCAGTGACACTAATTGATCCCAGACATAAAAGGTTTCCCTCTGCAGGACGGATTAATGCTCAATACGGCTCAAAGCAGAACTACCTGTTGAATTCCTCTGAGACACTAAACAAAtatagagaagagaagagaagagaagagaagagaagagaagagaagagaagagaagagaagagaagagaagagaagagaagagaagagaagagtccTGGGAGCCGAGCCGAGACATAAACAGCCATAAACCTCCGTCTCACAGATAGGCTGCTCATAAACAACAGTCAGAGTGGCTCTGTTCAAAGACAGATAGCATCAAAGCCTCTCTGAGCTCCACCAGCTCCACCAGCTCcaccagctcctccagctccaccagctccaccagctcctccagctccaccagctccaccagctcctccagctccaccAGCGCTGAAACGCTCCGAGTGTCCAGAGACGGAGGTGATCTGATCACTGTCCTGAGAGTCTGAACTGACCTTGTAACGATCTTCTTCTGCTGCCAGCTGCAGTTTCATGTTCTCATTCATCTTCAGCTGTTCCTTAAACTTCACCTCCATCTTGGCCAGCTCATCAGCAAACATGCAGCTccgctccttctcctcctgagGACAGTCAGACATTAACCAGCGTATTCTATCTAGCAGTGGCCATGCTGTAGAGAATAGCTCTGAGTCTTTGAACATTTACTTTAGGGACCAATAACAGAATGTAAATGATGTTTCTCACCACCAGCATCTGTTTGCATTTCCTGTACTTGTCGTTCCTGTCCGAAGCTTCTCTGCTGATTCCTTTCAGCTTCTCCTGGATGATGGCTTCCAGCATGGGATCAGCAGAGCCTGGACTCCCTGTGAAGACAATGAGGGCGAAGCGTTACTGCAGGTTTAACTGCAATTATTCATTCCATGACTTAGACTTTGGCTCAGTGAGAGCTAGCGTACCTGGCACTGACGTGTCTGGACTCACTGATGGAGGGATCGTTGAGGCCTCTGGTGCTGAGCTCCTCTTTAGATCCTAGACAGGAACACATAATGGAGGGAAATTAGCTAAATGCTACTGAAATAAACAGTAGATTGGCTCAGACGTGAGCTGGATACACACAGGACCAGCAGACAAAATAATGAAGACAGTACGTAGAggatttgttctgtttttaacatgtgcacattttattttctctattgtTGTAAAATGAATctgcaatattttattattattaatgtgtcATACGAGCACTGAAATAAGTAAAGAAATGAGCAACAGACTGAGGAGTGTTCAAAGACTCTTCTCcctgtattagtattattattagtattagtattagtattagtattaggtATTTAGTGGGATGTGACAGACAGGTGTCGTATTAAAGAAATGTAattctttatatattatatttatctatttttatataatattcttTCATGCATACAGTAGTCAGCAGCCTACCCCCTGCTGGTCGGAGAACCTCAGCACGTGTTTCTGCAGCCGCTGACATTCTTTGTATTTCTCCTTGTAGTGTTCTGCAGCCATGTGCAGCCGCAGCTTCAGGTCCTCCACCTCTCGCTGCAGATCTGCTACAACAGCCGGAtctgctgcagcttcttctGCTGCTTTGGCCTGAAGATGATAAAAACATTACAGCAGAACACGTCAGACACACTGACAACACAATGTCATGTTATGTTTAGCACTAAAAAGTACTGCATCTGAGTAGAAAAGGTTGGGAAGGCTGTAGCAGAGCAGATTATAGTAAACAAGTAAACAATGCCCAAAGCTTCAACAAAACTAGTTAAAAAGTCCACTGGGGGAATGGAACCATAGACAATAAGccttttaataataacaatactatTATGATTTATACTCCATACAACTGTTCTGTGGTGAATTACCAACAAACATCACTATTATCAAAgttatgaaaatgtatttattttttaatatacattttagaatagaacataaacatataatttaatttcctcATTGCTACTTTAGTATAAATAATAGTAGAAATCCCCCTCCAACCTGTCTGCCACTATATGAAACTAATGtcttataataaatataataaatgtaatgttccATATAAAGCTagtttaatgtaataaatgtaatgtaacataTAAAGCTagtttaatgtaataaatgtaatgtaacataTAAAGCTagtttaatgtaataaatgtaatgttccATATAAAGCTAGTTAACCATCCTCACAGCTTCCTGCTCCGCCTGAGCGTTCATCTGCTCCACCAGCCGCTCCAGCAGGAGGCACTGGGCCTGCGCCTCCTCCTTGGCCTGGCGCAGGCCGTCGGCCTCCAGCTTCTTGTGGTAGAGTTCGGACATGGTGCGGTCCCGGGTGCTGGAGGCGTCTCGGAGCTCAGCAGCTAACAGGGAGGCCTGCTGCTGTTTGGCCTGGAGCTGCTCCTCCTTCTGCCTCAGCTGCTCCTTCAGGGCCTTCATGTCTCCCTGCAGAAACAAACTCCTTCAGTCAAGGATTTTCATTTCCGGAATCactgtaaaagtgtttttttctcctagta contains:
- the tax1bp1b gene encoding tax1-binding protein 1 homolog B, with protein sequence MELFLDGTLLSNDMDTSNFAHVIFQNVGKSYMPHAALECHYTLTQFIKPHPKDWVGIFKVGWSTARDYYTFLWSPLPENYVEGTAVHRTVVFQGYYVPNDDAEFYQFCYVTHKGEIRGASTPFQFRANSPSEDELLTVEDECNSDILVVTTKAGFLEQKMEEALREKEELVKNMTLLQQEKEQLEATKESLQKECEQEKEACAQLRRESQEVQSSSQALQEEKEEVKRRLEEATARVLQLEEDLIGVTQKGLQKETELDSLKDRVKKLTAEKEALESHLKNEKDEKELYKIHLKNRELENTKLSAELQMLKSVDVNKENTIAQFKEEVGRLQACLTEKEKQYREILAKVPSLGDMKALKEQLRQKEEQLQAKQQQASLLAAELRDASSTRDRTMSELYHKKLEADGLRQAKEEAQAQCLLLERLVEQMNAQAEQEAAKAAEEAAADPAVVADLQREVEDLKLRLHMAAEHYKEKYKECQRLQKHVLRFSDQQGDLKRSSAPEASTIPPSVSPDTSVPGSPGSADPMLEAIIQEKLKGISREASDRNDKYRKCKQMLVEEKERSCMFADELAKMEVKFKEQLKMNENMKLQLAAEEDRYKSQVAEKGREVKELKDTLALVVKEKEKVEGELQKSGRKGEQGSSEKTSLESVQTSVPLFLQYPVPYAQDAPTPLLVSQSPSKLHYGNPYTISDSKDDDEDEEFSDEQLLRLPPVGPPSWDSNVVCIQPTRSRPEGNEESEEKQNNNNGNTNEPPAATETHSPFVTDGQTAFCFDPSMDMKRCPLCEVIFPPNYDQSKFEEHVESHWKICPMCSEQFPLDCDQKVFENHVLTHFDGHPLNFD